A genomic stretch from Oryzias latipes chromosome 24, ASM223467v1 includes:
- the LOC101160614 gene encoding regulator of G-protein signaling 6 isoform X2: MTERIEDILTRIQDETEGVPIRTVKSFMTKIPSVVTGADIVQWLMKNLSIEDPAEAMHIGSLIAAQGYFFPISDHVLSLRDDGTFYRFQAPYFWPSNCWEPENTDYAIYLCKRTMQNKTRLELTDYEAENLARLQRAFARKWEFIYMQAEAQVKIDRKKDKIERKILDSQERAFWDVHRPVPGCVNTTEMDIRKCRRMKNLHRVKKSVYGLTEEGKQSQSPIHTFLQHCPKGTKEDVEKEISFLKTQLDRHCMKMSKVAESLITYAEQFMDYDPFLTSPEPSNPWTSDDPTFWDLEASKEPSQQRVKKWGFSLEEALKDSAGRELFLKFLESEFSSENLRFWLAVQDLKKMPQEEVAQRAEEIWAEFLAEGAPSSINLDSHSYERTSQNLKDPGRYSFEDAQDHIYNLMKSDSYARFLRSNVYQDLLNARKKPETDQGRRTSLEKFTRTVGKSLTGKRLTGLMQSS; this comes from the exons ATCGAGGACATTTTGACCCGGATTCAGGATGAGACGGAGGGTGTGCCCATCAGAACTGTCAAGAGTTTCATGACCAAAATCCCCAGTGTGGTTACAG GTGCAGATATTGTCCAGTGGCTGATGAAGAATTTGTCCATTGAGGATCCCG CGGAGGCCATGCACATCGGGAGTCTCATCGCAGCTCAGGGATATTTTTTTCCGATCTCAGACCATGTCCTCTCCCTCAGAGACGATGGCACCTTCTACCGCTTTCAG GCGCCGTATTTCTGGCCGTCCAACTGCTGGGAGCCGGAGAACACTGATTACG CTATCTACCTGTGCAAGCGGACCATGCAGAACAAGACCAGGCTGGAGCTCACAGATTATGAGGCG GAGAACCTAGCTAGGCTACAGAGAGCCTTTGCCAGGAAGTGGGAGTTTATCTACATGCAGGCCGAGGCCCAGGTCAA GATCGacagaaaaaaggataaaattgAGAGGAAGATCCTTGATAGCCAAGAGAGAGCCTTCTGGGACGTCCACAGACCTGTG CCTGGATGTGTTAATACCACAGAGATggacatcaggaaatgcagacGCATGAAGAATTTGCACCGAGTTAAGAAG tCGGTGTACGGCTTGACGGAGGAGGGAAAGCAGTCGCAGAGTCCCATTCACACCTTTTTACAGCACTGCCCAAAAGGCACCAAGGAAGACGTGGAGAAAGAG ATCTCATTCCTGAAAACCCAGCTTGATCGCCACTGTATGAAAATGTCCAAAGTTGCTGAGAG TTTGATAACCTACGCAGAGCAGTTCATGGACTATGATCCGTTTCTGACTTCTCCGGAACCATCTAATCCCTGGACCAGTGATGATCCGACCTTCTGGGATCTAGAGGCCAG TAAAGAGCCGAGTCAGCAGAGAGTAAAGAAATGGGGCTTTTCTTTGGAGGAGGCTCTTAAAGATTCAGCAGGACGGGAACTCTTCCTCAAGTTTCTGGAATCAGAGTTTAGCTCAGAAAACCTAAG GTTTTGGTTGGCGGTGCAAGACCTGAAAAAGATGCCCCAAGAAGAAGTAGCACAGAGGGCTGAAGAAATCTGGGCAGAGTTCCTGGCAGAGGGAGCTCCCAGCTCCATCAACCTGGACTCGCACAGCTACGAACGCACCAGCCAGAACCTGAAAGACCCCGGAAGGTACAGCTTTGAGGACGCCCAG GACCACATTTACAACCTCATGAAAAGCGACAGCTACGCTCGTTTCCTGCGATCCAATGTGTACCAGGACCTGCTGAATGCAAGGAAGAAG CCGGAAACGGATCAAGGCCGGAGGACCTCTCTGGAGAAGTTCACTCGTACTGTG GGCAAATCTCTGACAGGCAAGCGCCTCACCGGCCTCATGCAGTCATCCTGA